Proteins from one Dama dama isolate Ldn47 chromosome 12, ASM3311817v1, whole genome shotgun sequence genomic window:
- the C12H15orf61 gene encoding uncharacterized protein C15orf61 homolog — protein MEALRRAHEAVLRLLLWRPWAAGAASRPKPRASEVLTRHLLQRRLPHWTSFCVPYSAVRNDQFGLSHFNWPVQGANYHVLRTGCFPFIKYHCSKAPWQDLAGQDRFFTALKVVNLGIPTLLYGLGSWLFARVTETVHTSYGPITVYFLNKEDEGAMY, from the exons ATGGAGGCCCTACGGAGGGCCCACGAGGCTGTGCTCCGTCTGCTGCTGTGGCGGCCCTGGGCCGCGGGCGCCGCCTCCCGCCCGAAGCCCCGAGCCTCGGAGGTGCTGACGCGGCACCTGCTGCAGCGGCGCCTGCCTCACTGGACCTCCTTCTGCGTGCCCTACAGTGCAGTCCGGAACGACCAGTTCGGCCTCTCGCACTTCAACTGGCCCGTGCAGGGCGCCAACTACCACGTCCTGCGCACCGGCTGCTTCCCCTTCATCAAGTACCACTGCTCCAAGGCTCCCTGGCAGGACTTGGCCGGGCAGGACCGGTTCTTCACGGCGCTCAAGGTCGTCAACCTCG GTATTCCAACTTTATTATATGGACTTGGCTCCTGGTTATTTGCTAGAGTCACAGAGACTGTGCACACCAGTTATGGACCAATAacagtttattttctaaataaagaagATGAAGGTGCCATGTACTGA